From one Streptomyces sp. NBC_01478 genomic stretch:
- a CDS encoding AAA family ATPase — protein sequence MGSGVLVGRRRETDLLDALLDGTPPRPGVLLLLGDPGIGKSALLRAAQHTARTREFRVLTVVGVESEATLPFAGLHQLLRPVLDLVPLLPRTERAALLPAFGLTEGPPPELYLIALAVVNLLASVAEDRPVLVLADDIQWLDPQTHEVLAFLGRRAVGPVVVVAAMRTGHPGPFLTAGFPQLTVGRVDREAAARILSAHAPGLSPAERQRIQGEALGNPLALLELPDALRLSPTDGLRPLSLPDRLERAFAGRVRELPGPTRDALLVAAVDSVGALAEILAATSVLRGSGVARTVLVPAETVGLIEVRDGAVEFRHPLMRSGVLQAECLARLQAANAALAEALVDEPYRRTRHRAQSIVGPDDQIADELEANAALALGRGAVMSAIGDLERSARLTRGSARRGHRLLTAAEHAFGLGRADLVDQLLRAAARTDLSELDLARKEWLSEIFDDGVPGDARRVFDLCDIALRSAEADDHDLALNLLLGAALRCWWGDTGPAARALVVAVAEGLDGVDDDPRRTAALAVAEPVLRCAVSIEALSRVPPDGRVDADALRLLGMAAHAVGHEALSAGLLRRAETALREQGRLGLLSHVLSMQVMVHLDLGDLDRAAACAREGERLSEETGQPTWRTGTLACGSVLHALRGDAEVALRLAAEAELEAGRRGLNDLLSCVQLARGVAWLSAGRNEDAYRALRRAFDPADPSFHQRERFTGLTFLAEAADRACDREDARRVLAEMEEIALTTPAPILHAHLPYARAVLAADEDAENLYSAALREDLSVWPLVRARTELAYGAWLRRHGRPDKAAALFATAQATFDRAGSATWGDRTRLELMAVGTRPAWPATAGQTGIPDRERRIGALLAGGLPDTEIAQQLHLPPDVVAMYRQRLRDARRNGQSHD from the coding sequence ATGGGCAGCGGCGTGCTTGTCGGCAGGCGGCGCGAGACGGACCTGCTGGACGCGCTCCTCGACGGGACACCACCGCGGCCCGGGGTCCTCCTGCTACTCGGCGACCCCGGCATCGGCAAGTCGGCCCTCCTGCGCGCCGCCCAACACACGGCCCGTACACGGGAGTTCCGGGTGCTCACCGTGGTCGGCGTGGAGTCCGAGGCCACCCTGCCCTTCGCCGGGCTGCACCAACTGCTGCGCCCGGTACTCGACTTGGTGCCCCTGCTGCCCAGAACCGAGCGCGCGGCGCTGCTTCCGGCGTTCGGGCTGACCGAGGGGCCGCCACCCGAGCTGTACCTCATCGCGCTGGCCGTCGTGAACCTGCTGGCCTCGGTGGCCGAGGACCGGCCGGTCCTCGTACTGGCCGACGACATCCAGTGGCTGGACCCGCAGACCCATGAGGTCCTGGCGTTCCTCGGCCGCCGTGCGGTGGGCCCGGTCGTGGTGGTGGCCGCGATGCGCACCGGTCACCCCGGCCCGTTCCTGACCGCCGGATTCCCGCAGCTCACGGTGGGCAGGGTGGACCGGGAGGCAGCCGCACGCATCCTGTCGGCCCACGCCCCCGGTCTGAGCCCGGCCGAACGGCAGCGGATCCAGGGCGAGGCCCTCGGCAATCCGCTCGCGCTGCTGGAACTCCCCGACGCGCTCCGCCTGTCGCCGACCGACGGGCTCCGTCCGCTGAGCCTGCCCGACCGGCTGGAGCGGGCGTTCGCGGGCCGGGTCCGCGAGCTGCCCGGGCCGACCCGCGACGCGCTGCTCGTCGCCGCGGTGGATTCGGTCGGCGCCCTGGCCGAGATCCTGGCGGCCACCTCGGTGCTCCGGGGCAGCGGTGTCGCACGGACGGTGCTTGTCCCGGCGGAGACGGTGGGACTGATCGAAGTACGCGACGGCGCCGTGGAGTTCCGGCACCCGCTGATGCGCTCCGGCGTACTGCAGGCCGAGTGCCTGGCCCGGCTCCAGGCAGCCAACGCGGCGCTCGCCGAGGCGCTGGTCGACGAGCCGTACCGGCGTACACGGCACCGCGCGCAGTCGATCGTCGGCCCCGACGACCAGATCGCCGACGAGTTGGAGGCCAACGCCGCGCTGGCGCTTGGCCGGGGAGCGGTCATGTCGGCCATCGGTGACCTGGAACGGTCCGCGCGGTTGACGAGGGGATCCGCCCGGCGCGGCCACCGGCTGCTGACGGCGGCCGAGCACGCCTTCGGGCTCGGGCGGGCCGACCTCGTCGACCAGTTGCTCCGGGCCGCGGCCCGCACCGACCTGTCCGAACTGGACCTGGCCCGCAAGGAGTGGCTCAGCGAGATCTTCGACGACGGTGTCCCCGGCGACGCCCGGCGGGTCTTCGACCTGTGCGACATCGCGCTGCGGTCCGCCGAGGCCGACGACCACGACCTGGCCCTGAACCTTCTGCTCGGCGCCGCCCTGCGCTGCTGGTGGGGCGACACCGGTCCGGCGGCACGGGCCCTGGTGGTGGCCGTAGCGGAAGGGCTCGACGGTGTGGACGACGACCCCCGCCGCACCGCGGCCCTGGCCGTGGCCGAACCCGTGCTTCGCTGTGCGGTGTCGATCGAGGCGCTGTCCCGGGTGCCGCCGGACGGTCGCGTGGACGCCGACGCGCTGCGCCTGCTGGGCATGGCCGCGCACGCGGTCGGTCATGAGGCGCTGTCCGCCGGGCTGCTGCGGCGGGCGGAGACGGCGCTGCGCGAGCAGGGCAGGCTCGGTCTGCTCTCCCACGTGCTCAGCATGCAGGTCATGGTCCATCTGGATCTGGGGGACCTGGACCGGGCGGCGGCCTGCGCGCGGGAGGGCGAGCGGCTGTCGGAGGAGACCGGGCAGCCGACCTGGCGGACCGGCACTCTCGCGTGCGGCTCGGTTCTGCACGCGCTGCGGGGCGACGCGGAGGTTGCCCTGCGGCTGGCGGCCGAAGCCGAATTGGAGGCAGGCCGCCGCGGGCTCAACGACCTGCTGTCCTGCGTCCAGTTGGCCCGGGGCGTGGCCTGGTTGTCGGCCGGTCGGAACGAGGACGCCTACCGGGCGCTGCGCCGCGCGTTCGACCCGGCCGATCCGAGCTTCCACCAGCGGGAGCGGTTCACCGGTCTGACGTTCCTCGCCGAAGCAGCCGACCGGGCCTGCGACCGCGAGGACGCCCGGCGGGTGCTGGCGGAGATGGAGGAGATCGCGCTCACGACCCCTGCCCCGATCCTGCACGCCCATCTGCCGTACGCGCGGGCCGTACTGGCCGCCGACGAAGACGCCGAGAACCTCTACTCGGCCGCACTGCGCGAGGACCTCTCCGTATGGCCCCTGGTTCGAGCGAGGACCGAGCTCGCCTACGGTGCCTGGCTGCGCCGTCACGGCCGTCCGGACAAGGCGGCGGCGCTGTTCGCCACCGCGCAGGCCACGTTCGACCGGGCGGGTTCGGCCACCTGGGGCGACCGGACCAGGCTGGAACTGATGGCCGTGGGCACCCGCCCCGCCTGGCCCGCCACGGCCGGACAGACGGGCATACCCGATCGGGAGCGGCGGATCGGCGCGCTCCTCGCCGGCGGTCTGCCGGACACGGAGATCGCGCAACAGCTCCACCTTCCGCCGGACGTCGTGGCGATGTACCGGCAGCGGCTCCGTGATGCCCGGAGGAACGGACAGTCGCATGACTGA
- a CDS encoding helix-turn-helix domain-containing protein, whose product MGIILDTARLPARDRAEAVGAAMKYAAVPCHVIHEDADLGIRTRMELWQLGDVKIFSTWSSGLRLLRTPKQARQDAAPVVALSVQKLADGRQEQLACRRLVPPGEMLVMDLSAPYDFSWSGEGAVGCVQVPIEALGLPVDVVRRAAQHLPTSPLYRLVTDHISQVTQDAARLSDHPAAVTLGTTVTELAMALLASAAEDERYSRPVLAETLLTRIRAHVRSHLTDPELGPVSIAAAHNISVRHLYKICAQADLSLEQWIIGLRLHGAREELARPDSSRRSVSAIARQWGFRDPAHFSRRFRAAYGLSPSEWRRAALSA is encoded by the coding sequence TTGGGAATCATCCTCGACACGGCTCGGCTCCCCGCCCGTGACCGGGCGGAGGCGGTCGGCGCGGCCATGAAGTACGCGGCTGTCCCCTGCCATGTGATCCACGAGGACGCCGATCTCGGCATCCGCACCCGGATGGAACTGTGGCAGCTCGGCGACGTCAAGATCTTCTCGACCTGGTCGTCCGGCCTGCGGCTCCTCCGCACGCCCAAACAGGCCCGCCAGGACGCCGCACCCGTCGTGGCGCTCTCCGTCCAGAAGCTCGCCGACGGACGTCAGGAGCAACTGGCCTGCCGGCGGCTCGTCCCGCCCGGGGAGATGCTGGTGATGGACCTGTCCGCGCCCTACGACTTCAGCTGGTCCGGCGAGGGAGCCGTGGGCTGCGTGCAGGTCCCCATCGAGGCGCTCGGCCTTCCGGTCGACGTCGTCCGGCGGGCTGCCCAGCACCTCCCGACGAGTCCCCTGTACCGCCTGGTCACCGACCACATCAGCCAGGTCACCCAGGACGCGGCGCGGCTCAGCGACCACCCGGCCGCGGTGACCCTGGGCACCACGGTCACCGAACTGGCCATGGCGCTGCTCGCCTCGGCCGCGGAGGACGAGCGGTACTCCCGCCCTGTGCTCGCCGAAACGCTCCTCACCCGCATACGCGCCCACGTGCGGAGCCACCTCACCGATCCCGAGCTGGGACCGGTCTCCATCGCCGCCGCGCACAACATCTCCGTACGCCACCTGTACAAGATCTGTGCCCAGGCCGATCTCAGCCTCGAACAGTGGATCATCGGCCTGCGGCTCCACGGCGCGCGGGAGGAACTGGCCCGTCCCGACAGCTCCCGGCGAAGCGTCTCCGCGATCGCCCGGCAGTGGGGATTCCGCGATCCCGCCCACTTCAGCCGCCGGTTCCGCGCGGCCTACGGGCTGTCACCGAGCGAGTGGCGACGCGCGGCCCTGTCGGCCTGA
- a CDS encoding helix-turn-helix transcriptional regulator, with the protein MTSSELVGRHKELRALSDAIDRAPEHGAAIVVRGEAGIGKSALLGRAADHARGAGHRVVRATGTEAEARLPFAGIHQLLGPFLDDADKLPALQRRALASAFGAEDAPSPEPFLIALAALNLLTEISARRPMTVLVDDIQWLDRPSHEVLAFLARRIGSDPIVIIAAMREEHAGPFAAVCLLELRLGGLDERAARELLEVTAADLSAADRTRILRQADGNPLALVELPAASRSVRGSVVEPVLSFLPLSARLEEAFGGRIVELPAPTRDALLIAAVDHESVVAEILTAASSLSGHPVTVGVLDAAAAAGLIRFDEVSLSFRHPLVRSAVLQTESLRRRLAANAALAEALADQPYRRTWHRAEAIVGPDDEVADELDAHHVLSMQRGAVAAAISALERSAQLTTDSARRGRRLLLAAEHAFGLGRADLVDRLLALADGNALSELDRARREWLREIFHDGVPGDAARVVELCDIAQRSARAGDDDLALNLLLGAALRCWWADTGPAARARVVAVAEGLDDVDGDARYIATLALAETVLRSARVTELLSRVTVDTVTDPAAMRLLGMAAMAIGSPVASLDFLDRAEARLREQGRLGLLSHVLNMGQVSRIELGEWEQAEMAAAEGGQLADETGQLIWNTGTLAYRAVTAALRADNETAQRLADEAEETAAERRLNCVLSVVQRARGTGWLTAGEYGRAYDSLRRLFDPGDPCHHSTASFHGVMDLAEASVHADRRDDARSVIAGLEELTSRSSSTTLRVQLSYAQAILADDDHAEALFTAALNQDLNRWPWPAARLQLAYGCWLRRHRRGTESRIPLRSALTTFDQIGARSWADQARAELRAAGERTSAKGPSALGLLSAQELQIARLAAEGLSNREIGDRLYLSPRTIGSYLYRIFPKLAITSRSQLAGRLEAV; encoded by the coding sequence ATGACGTCATCGGAACTCGTCGGGCGTCACAAGGAGCTGAGAGCGCTGTCCGACGCCATCGACCGGGCCCCGGAACACGGCGCGGCGATCGTCGTCCGGGGCGAGGCGGGCATCGGCAAGTCGGCCCTGCTGGGCAGGGCCGCCGACCACGCCCGCGGCGCCGGGCACCGCGTGGTGCGGGCCACCGGGACGGAGGCCGAGGCGCGGCTGCCGTTCGCCGGAATCCACCAGCTCCTCGGTCCGTTCCTCGACGATGCGGACAAGCTGCCCGCGTTGCAGCGCCGGGCGCTGGCGTCGGCGTTCGGTGCCGAGGACGCGCCCTCTCCCGAGCCCTTCCTCATAGCGCTGGCCGCGCTGAACCTGCTCACGGAGATCTCGGCCCGGCGGCCGATGACCGTCCTGGTCGACGACATCCAGTGGCTGGACCGGCCCAGTCACGAGGTGCTGGCGTTCCTGGCCCGGCGGATCGGGAGCGACCCGATCGTCATCATCGCGGCGATGCGGGAAGAGCACGCCGGACCGTTCGCCGCCGTGTGCCTGCTGGAACTGCGTCTCGGCGGGCTGGACGAGCGGGCCGCACGTGAACTGCTGGAGGTCACCGCCGCCGATCTGAGCGCGGCCGACCGGACGAGGATCCTGCGGCAGGCGGACGGGAACCCGCTCGCACTGGTCGAGCTTCCCGCGGCCTCGCGCTCGGTACGTGGCTCCGTCGTCGAACCCGTCCTGTCGTTCCTGCCGCTGAGCGCACGGCTGGAGGAAGCCTTCGGCGGACGGATCGTGGAGTTGCCCGCCCCGACCCGGGACGCCCTGCTCATCGCGGCCGTCGACCACGAGAGCGTGGTGGCGGAGATCCTCACGGCGGCCTCGTCGCTCTCGGGCCACCCGGTGACGGTCGGGGTGCTCGACGCCGCCGCGGCGGCCGGGCTGATCCGGTTCGACGAGGTGAGCCTCTCCTTCCGGCATCCGCTGGTCCGCTCCGCCGTCCTCCAGACGGAGTCGCTGCGCCGCCGCCTGGCCGCCAACGCCGCGCTCGCCGAGGCACTGGCCGACCAGCCGTACCGCCGCACCTGGCATCGCGCCGAGGCGATCGTGGGTCCGGACGACGAGGTCGCCGACGAACTCGACGCCCATCACGTGCTGAGCATGCAGCGCGGAGCGGTGGCCGCCGCGATCTCGGCACTCGAACGGTCGGCGCAACTGACCACCGACTCCGCGAGGCGCGGACGGCGGCTGCTGCTCGCGGCGGAGCACGCGTTCGGTCTCGGCCGCGCCGATCTGGTCGACCGACTGCTCGCCCTGGCCGACGGCAACGCCCTGTCCGAACTCGACCGCGCGCGCAGGGAGTGGCTGCGGGAGATCTTCCACGACGGGGTGCCCGGAGACGCCGCCAGGGTGGTCGAGCTGTGTGACATCGCGCAGCGGTCCGCGCGGGCCGGCGACGACGACCTGGCGCTCAACCTGCTGCTCGGGGCGGCCCTGCGCTGCTGGTGGGCCGACACCGGTCCGGCGGCACGGGCCCGCGTGGTGGCCGTGGCCGAAGGGCTCGACGACGTGGACGGCGACGCCCGGTACATCGCGACGCTCGCTCTCGCGGAGACCGTCCTTCGGTCGGCCCGCGTCACCGAACTCCTCTCCCGGGTCACCGTGGACACCGTCACCGACCCCGCCGCGATGCGACTCCTCGGCATGGCGGCCATGGCCATCGGCTCGCCGGTGGCCAGCCTGGACTTCCTCGACCGGGCGGAAGCGAGGCTGCGCGAACAGGGCCGCCTCGGGCTCCTCTCCCACGTACTCAACATGGGCCAGGTCAGCCGCATCGAACTGGGCGAATGGGAACAGGCCGAGATGGCCGCCGCCGAGGGCGGCCAACTCGCCGACGAAACGGGCCAGTTGATCTGGAACACCGGGACGCTCGCCTACCGCGCGGTCACCGCGGCACTGCGCGCCGACAACGAGACCGCCCAACGACTCGCCGACGAGGCCGAGGAAACCGCCGCAGAAAGACGCCTGAACTGCGTGCTGTCGGTCGTTCAACGCGCCCGCGGCACAGGCTGGTTGACCGCGGGAGAGTACGGACGGGCCTACGACAGTCTGCGCCGCCTCTTCGACCCCGGCGACCCCTGCCACCACAGCACCGCCTCCTTCCACGGGGTGATGGACCTCGCCGAGGCGTCCGTGCACGCCGACCGCCGCGACGACGCCCGTTCAGTGATCGCCGGTCTGGAGGAGCTGACCTCCCGTTCGTCGTCGACGACCCTGCGCGTCCAACTCTCGTACGCCCAGGCGATCCTGGCGGACGACGACCATGCCGAGGCCCTCTTCACGGCCGCGCTGAACCAGGACCTCAACCGCTGGCCCTGGCCGGCCGCCCGCCTCCAACTCGCCTACGGGTGCTGGCTGCGACGGCACCGGCGGGGGACGGAGTCACGGATACCGCTGCGGTCGGCGCTGACGACGTTCGACCAGATCGGTGCCAGGTCCTGGGCGGACCAGGCACGGGCGGAATTGCGCGCGGCCGGAGAACGGACCTCCGCGAAGGGACCTTCCGCGCTGGGTCTTCTCTCAGCCCAGGAACTGCAGATCGCCCGCCTCGCCGCCGAGGGACTGTCCAACCGGGAGATAGGCGACAGGCTCTACCTCTCCCCCCGGACGATCGGCTCGTACCTCTACCGGATCTTTCCCAAGCTGGCCATCACCTCCCGGTCCCAACTCGCGGGCCGACTGGAGGCGGTGTGA
- a CDS encoding carotenoid biosynthesis protein has translation MSNDGRGRGSWLAARWLLVAVAVTLALAVPLTGREAALPVLLVLVPFSLVHGVRRYGAKVLLFFLAETLVVSNFFEDLSISTGFPFGHYHYTGGPQLIHVPIQIGPIYFGLGYACWLVASALLDEADAGLGTRTRTGRRRIDAVALPMLAAALMTMFDVGSDSIASTVGGIWVWERGGGLFGVPYTNYLGWWLVTYVFFQIFAVHLTRSRVPVHTEDRGALLQPVLVYGALGLSSVPYFVAAPDGAVTDPTGTVWSGHAIDESMMIINLFSVVLVALFAVVKLAGRDSRVTEARPTPPTDPGGTAPIEGEPSCRHP, from the coding sequence GTGAGCAACGACGGCCGGGGCAGGGGCAGTTGGCTCGCAGCCCGGTGGCTGCTGGTCGCCGTCGCGGTCACGCTGGCCCTCGCCGTACCGCTGACCGGGCGGGAAGCCGCGCTCCCGGTACTGCTGGTACTGGTCCCGTTCTCGCTTGTCCACGGTGTCCGGCGCTATGGCGCGAAAGTGCTCCTCTTCTTCCTCGCCGAGACGCTCGTCGTGAGCAACTTCTTCGAGGACCTCAGCATCTCCACCGGGTTCCCCTTCGGCCACTACCACTACACCGGTGGACCCCAGTTGATCCACGTCCCGATCCAGATCGGCCCGATCTACTTCGGGCTGGGGTACGCGTGCTGGCTGGTGGCCAGTGCCCTGCTCGATGAGGCCGACGCGGGTCTTGGCACCCGCACCCGAACGGGCCGGCGGCGCATCGACGCGGTGGCGCTGCCGATGCTGGCCGCGGCGCTGATGACGATGTTCGACGTCGGCAGCGACTCGATCGCCTCCACCGTCGGCGGGATCTGGGTCTGGGAGCGCGGCGGCGGCCTGTTCGGCGTTCCGTACACCAACTACCTGGGCTGGTGGCTCGTCACCTATGTCTTCTTCCAGATCTTCGCCGTCCACCTGACCCGCTCGCGTGTGCCCGTGCACACCGAGGACCGGGGCGCCCTGCTCCAACCCGTCCTGGTCTACGGGGCACTCGGCCTCAGCTCCGTGCCGTACTTCGTCGCCGCCCCGGACGGAGCCGTCACTGACCCGACCGGGACCGTCTGGAGCGGGCACGCCATCGACGAGAGCATGATGATCATCAACCTGTTCTCGGTGGTCCTCGTCGCGCTCTTCGCCGTGGTCAAGCTGGCGGGCCGCGACAGTCGGGTGACTGAAGCGCGGCCCACCCCGCCGACCGATCCTGGTGGTACCGCACCCATCGAAGGAGAACCGTCGTGCCGACACCCCTGA
- a CDS encoding nuclear transport factor 2 family protein, which translates to MPTPLTDQPQDDLAVVRAVYDFINGVNPEGAALADPEITVHQSEELPWGGSYEGLAGFQRFYEAVSSAIHSEVETETLYQAGDRVVQSGRSRGFARATGKPFDVPETHIWRVRNGRITDLEIYVDTPALLEVLKP; encoded by the coding sequence GTGCCGACACCCCTGACCGACCAGCCGCAGGACGACCTCGCCGTGGTCCGCGCGGTCTACGACTTCATCAACGGGGTCAACCCGGAGGGAGCTGCCCTGGCGGATCCGGAGATCACCGTCCACCAGTCCGAGGAGCTGCCCTGGGGCGGCTCGTACGAGGGGCTCGCCGGATTCCAGCGCTTCTACGAAGCCGTGTCGAGCGCGATCCACAGCGAGGTCGAGACCGAGACGCTCTACCAGGCCGGCGACCGGGTCGTGCAGAGCGGCCGGTCCCGGGGTTTCGCCCGCGCCACCGGCAAGCCGTTCGACGTCCCCGAGACGCACATCTGGCGCGTCCGGAACGGCCGGATCACCGACCTCGAAATCTACGTCGACACGCCGGCCCTCCTGGAGGTGCTCAAGCCGTAG
- a CDS encoding helix-turn-helix domain-containing protein: protein MTSGSEVPEHGGLPSSGYSTDSAPAGRRRAYWREALSRTFTDVDIVVPDDVYSGTIRAARLGRLQVVTVECDSLRAVRTPRLIARGTTENLIVRLQGKGVARLEQDAREAYLQAGEIVFYDMTRPHRMDFPERHQTKSVLLPRRLLGLKESDLQRITATPIRTDTALGALVSPFLSRLADAAGSCPPHIGDLLARNAVDLITGLAHERLGREPVAAPGADRVMLLRMRAFIDRHLADPDLTPGVIARAHHISVRYVYKLFQQEDVTVGRWIQRRRLEECRRELARPEAARRTVAAVARRWGFTSAAHFSRVFQAAYGMSPREWRDVGGDGRPGGGYGLSTSRRAGVST, encoded by the coding sequence ATGACGTCTGGTTCAGAGGTGCCGGAACACGGCGGCCTTCCCAGCAGTGGCTACTCCACGGATTCGGCGCCGGCCGGCCGAAGGCGGGCGTACTGGCGCGAGGCACTGTCCCGGACGTTCACCGATGTCGACATCGTCGTCCCCGACGACGTGTACTCGGGCACCATCCGCGCCGCCCGGCTCGGACGGCTTCAGGTCGTCACGGTGGAATGCGACTCCCTGCGAGCCGTCCGCACCCCGCGCCTGATCGCCCGGGGCACCACCGAGAACCTGATCGTGCGACTCCAGGGCAAGGGCGTCGCCAGACTCGAACAGGACGCCCGCGAGGCGTACTTGCAAGCCGGGGAGATCGTCTTCTACGACATGACGCGCCCCCACCGGATGGACTTCCCCGAGCGACACCAGACGAAGTCCGTGCTCCTCCCCCGGCGGCTCCTGGGACTGAAGGAGTCCGATCTGCAACGGATCACGGCCACCCCGATCCGCACCGACACGGCGCTGGGCGCGCTGGTGTCGCCCTTCCTGTCCAGGCTCGCGGATGCCGCGGGGTCGTGTCCGCCGCACATCGGTGACCTGCTGGCCCGTAACGCGGTGGACCTCATCACCGGCCTGGCACACGAGCGACTGGGGCGGGAGCCGGTCGCCGCCCCCGGTGCCGACCGGGTCATGTTGCTGCGGATGCGGGCGTTCATCGACCGGCACCTCGCCGATCCCGATCTGACCCCCGGGGTCATCGCCCGCGCCCATCACATCTCCGTGCGCTACGTCTACAAGCTCTTCCAGCAGGAGGACGTCACGGTGGGCCGGTGGATCCAGCGGCGTCGGCTGGAGGAGTGCCGCCGTGAACTGGCCCGCCCGGAAGCGGCACGCCGCACCGTGGCTGCCGTGGCACGCCGCTGGGGTTTCACCAGCGCCGCCCACTTCAGCCGGGTGTTCCAGGCGGCCTACGGGATGTCCCCCCGCGAGTGGCGGGACGTGGGCGGCGACGGGCGACCGGGCGGCGGCTACGGCTTGAGCACCTCCAGGAGGGCCGGCGTGTCGACGTAG
- a CDS encoding NADP-dependent oxidoreductase, translating into MNTMRAVRAHERGGPEQLTYESAPRPEPGPGEVLVAVRAASITSGELDWDASWTDSFDGTGLDRTPVVPSHEVSGVVSALGTEVTGLAVGDEVYGLIPFTRDGAAAEYVTVPADVLAAKPTRLDHDNAAAVPLAALTAWQGLVGHAELTPGQHVLIHGGAGGVGSFAVQIARARGARVTTTALPQDREFVTQLGADHVVDYSTGRFEDQVADVDVVFDAVGGETQARSWAVLRPGGTLVSIVQPPDPEAASAAKGRGVFFVVEPDRAGLEAVTELIDDGRLAPAVDRVVPLAETPAAYEALGKEHRRGKIVLHVGDGG; encoded by the coding sequence ATGAACACCATGCGTGCCGTACGAGCCCACGAGCGCGGCGGACCCGAGCAGTTGACGTACGAGTCGGCCCCGCGTCCCGAACCGGGCCCCGGCGAGGTCCTGGTCGCGGTGCGCGCCGCGTCCATCACCTCCGGCGAACTCGACTGGGACGCCAGCTGGACCGACAGCTTCGACGGGACGGGGCTCGACCGCACCCCGGTCGTCCCCTCCCACGAGGTCTCCGGAGTCGTGTCCGCGCTCGGTACCGAGGTGACCGGCCTCGCTGTGGGCGACGAGGTCTACGGCCTGATCCCCTTCACCCGCGACGGAGCCGCCGCCGAGTACGTCACCGTCCCCGCGGACGTCCTCGCCGCCAAACCCACCCGGCTGGACCACGACAACGCGGCGGCCGTCCCCCTCGCGGCACTCACCGCCTGGCAGGGACTGGTCGGGCACGCCGAACTGACGCCTGGCCAGCATGTGTTGATCCACGGTGGCGCCGGAGGCGTCGGTTCCTTCGCCGTCCAGATCGCCAGGGCCCGGGGCGCCCGGGTGACGACCACCGCCCTGCCGCAGGACCGGGAGTTCGTCACTCAGCTCGGCGCCGACCACGTCGTCGACTACAGCACCGGCCGTTTCGAGGACCAAGTCGCCGATGTCGACGTCGTGTTCGACGCGGTCGGCGGCGAGACCCAGGCCCGCTCCTGGGCCGTACTGCGCCCGGGCGGAACCCTCGTCAGCATCGTGCAGCCCCCGGACCCGGAAGCGGCCTCGGCCGCCAAGGGCCGGGGCGTCTTCTTCGTCGTCGAGCCCGACCGCGCCGGCCTGGAGGCCGTCACCGAGTTGATCGACGACGGCCGGCTCGCCCCGGCAGTGGACCGGGTCGTACCGCTGGCGGAGACACCGGCCGCGTACGAGGCGCTCGGCAAGGAGCACCGGCGCGGCAAGATCGTGCTGCACGTGGGAGACGGCGGCTGA
- a CDS encoding SDR family NAD(P)-dependent oxidoreductase, whose product MDLGLNGQVAVVTGASRGIGLAVVRALIAEGVTVHAGARHSSPELEELAATGNVRVVPVDLGEASGPARLIEAAGDRIDILVNNVGSAPARTGGFLSVTDEEWLTTLNLNLMTAVRTTRSALPVMLARGRGSIVSICSVNAALPDPAVIDYSASKAALAGFSKALSKEVGPKGIRVNTVSPGPVETDLWLGKGGVAATVSEATGMKPQDVIDNAARTTVTGRFSRPAEIADVVLLLAADRTANVTGADITVDGGFIPTW is encoded by the coding sequence ATGGATCTCGGACTGAACGGACAGGTGGCCGTGGTCACCGGTGCCAGCAGGGGGATCGGGCTGGCGGTCGTACGGGCGCTGATCGCTGAGGGGGTCACGGTCCACGCCGGGGCCCGGCACTCCTCGCCCGAACTGGAGGAACTGGCCGCGACGGGGAACGTGCGGGTCGTACCGGTCGACCTGGGCGAGGCGTCCGGACCCGCACGGCTCATCGAGGCCGCGGGTGACCGGATCGACATCCTCGTCAACAACGTGGGATCGGCTCCGGCCCGTACCGGAGGATTCCTCTCAGTCACCGACGAGGAATGGCTCACCACCCTCAACCTCAACCTGATGACAGCCGTCCGTACGACCCGCAGCGCCCTGCCGGTGATGCTGGCCCGGGGACGGGGCTCGATCGTGAGCATCTGCTCGGTCAACGCGGCGCTCCCCGACCCGGCGGTCATCGACTACAGCGCCTCCAAGGCGGCCCTCGCGGGCTTCTCCAAGGCCCTGTCCAAGGAGGTCGGCCCGAAGGGGATCCGGGTCAACACCGTCAGCCCGGGGCCGGTCGAGACCGATCTCTGGCTGGGGAAGGGCGGGGTCGCCGCGACGGTCTCCGAGGCGACCGGCATGAAACCCCAGGACGTCATCGACAACGCCGCACGGACCACGGTCACCGGCCGCTTCTCCCGGCCCGCCGAGATCGCCGACGTGGTCCTGCTGCTGGCCGCCGACCGGACCGCGAACGTCACCGGCGCCGACATCACCGTCGACGGAGGGTTCATCCCCACCTGGTGA